A region of the Acidimicrobiia bacterium genome:
CTCGGCAGCTTCCTCCATCATGCGCCGCAACCCGGCCAGTTGGGCCTGCCGCCAGGCCAGCGGACGGGTTCGTCCGCTCTCAAAGGTGGCTCGCAGCGATTTGTTCAGCGTCGTGGCATCAAGGGGCACAGGAGAGGAGGCGGTCATCGGGACTCCCAGAGGATCGACGGACATCCCCATTCTCGCACGCTCCAGCCGGTCGCGCACCCGTACCCATCATTGCGAATCTGGCCTACCTTGTTGCCCGCATGACCACCGTTCAACGCCAATCGGTAGCCCTCACCTCCGCCACCAGCACCCTCGCCGGCCACGGCCCTCATCCCTGCCAGGGCATCTACTACCGCCCCACCGGCCCGGCACCGCGCGTGGCCTGCATCGCCACCCACTACAACCTCGACTTCTCCGAGCACTACATGGCCGAACGCCTCGCTGAGCGCGGCATCGGCTTCCTCGGTTGGAACACCCGCTACCGCGGCAACGAGCCGTATTTTTTGCTCGAGCACGCCCTCATCGACATCGGTGCCGGGGTGCGTTGGCTCCGGGAGGAAGCGGGGATCGACACTGTGGTGATCCTCGGCAACTGCGGCGGCGGATCCCTCATGGCCACCTACCTCTCCCAGACCATCAGCCCGTCGATTGAACCGGCGATCGGCCTGCCCCTTCCCGATGCGGTGCTCAACCTCCCCGGAGCCGACCTCTACGTGTCGCTGAATGCCCACCTCGGGCGAGCCGAGGTGATGTCGACCTGGATGGATCCATCCGTCACCGACGAGACCGACCCGCTGTCGGTCGACCCGTCACTCGACATGTTCCAGCACGACGCGCCCTACGACGCCGCCTTCGTGGCCCGCTACCGAAGCGCCCAGGAAGCCCGCAACCACCGCATCACCGCCTGGGTGTACACGGAAGTTGATCGGCTCGCCGCGGCCGGCGCCTGGGACCGGACCTTCAACGTGCACCGAGCGTGGGCCGACCTGCGCTTCGCCGACCTCAGCCTCGATCCCTCCGACCGGTTAGCCGGTTGCTACGCCGGCGACCCTCGCGGCGCCAACTACGGCCCGTTCACCCTCGGGGGCACCAGCACCCTGCGCTCCTGGCTGGCGATGTGGAGCCTCGAAGCCTCGCAGTGCCAGGCCGCCCCCCACCTCGCTCGGATCACCGTCCCCGCCCTGGTGGTGCAGTCGCTGGCCGATCGCGGGGTGTTCCCCAGCGATGCCCGTTCCATCAGCGATGCCCTCGCGTCGGTGGACAAGACCCTGGAATGGGTCCCCGGTGAGCACTACTTCGAGACCGGCGGTCGCGATGAGGTGGCCGACCTTGTGAGCATGTGGATCGGCGACCGAAGCTGACCAGGCGCCGGCGGTGGCCCCGGTTGTCGCCCGCCTCGAAGCCGAGCGCTAAACCAGTGGGATGAGCACGATCGCCATCACCGGGTCGGCGGGCGGAATCGGAGGGGCGCTGCGGGCCCGGCTGGAGGCCCAGGGCGACAC
Encoded here:
- a CDS encoding alpha/beta hydrolase, with the protein product MTTVQRQSVALTSATSTLAGHGPHPCQGIYYRPTGPAPRVACIATHYNLDFSEHYMAERLAERGIGFLGWNTRYRGNEPYFLLEHALIDIGAGVRWLREEAGIDTVVILGNCGGGSLMATYLSQTISPSIEPAIGLPLPDAVLNLPGADLYVSLNAHLGRAEVMSTWMDPSVTDETDPLSVDPSLDMFQHDAPYDAAFVARYRSAQEARNHRITAWVYTEVDRLAAAGAWDRTFNVHRAWADLRFADLSLDPSDRLAGCYAGDPRGANYGPFTLGGTSTLRSWLAMWSLEASQCQAAPHLARITVPALVVQSLADRGVFPSDARSISDALASVDKTLEWVPGEHYFETGGRDEVADLVSMWIGDRS